The Brassica napus cultivar Da-Ae chromosome C7, Da-Ae, whole genome shotgun sequence genome has a segment encoding these proteins:
- the LOC106348851 gene encoding basic leucine zipper 63 isoform X1, giving the protein MEKVFSVEETSCNNHLWSEPAKESDGTSGMNRSDSEWAFHRSIQKSSAGEDATAHGASDSGPSSPVDSHEYREILKSKLNLACAAVAMKRGAFIKPQDTSGRSENGGAAYASSASDQGSLASSTKATPVMSSTVTSGSELSCDDEEADGETNMHPTSVKRVKRMLSNRESARRSRRRKQAHLSELETQVSQLRVENSNLMKGLTDVTQTFNDASVENRVLKANLETLRAKVKMAEETVKRITGFNPMFHTMPRVSTVSNPSETSNSLDTSSQVTTPEISSSSNKSKALIGCKMNRTESMRRVASLEHLQKRIRSVGDK; this is encoded by the exons atggaaaaagttttCTCTGTCGAAGAAACCTCCTGTAATAACCATCTTTGGTCGGAGCCGGCCAAAGAATCTGATGGAACGTCGGGAATGAACCGCAGTGACTCCGAGTGGGCATTCCATCGCTCCATTCAAAAATCCTCCGCCGGAGAAGATGCGACGGCGCATGGCGCGTCCGACTCTGGACCGTCTTCTCCGGTAGATTCTCATGAATACAGAGAGATTCTGAAGAGTAAACTCAATCTAGCTTGTGCTGCTGTCGCCATGAAAAGG GGAGCTTTCATCAAACCTCAGGATACCTCTGGTAGATCTGAGAATGGTGGAGCTGCGTATGCATCTAGTGCATCAGACCAAGGCTCGTTAGCTTCTTCTACTAAAG CTACACCAGTGATGAGCAGTACCGTGACAAGTGGATCCGAGCTCTCTTGTGATGACGAAGAAGCTGATGGTGAAACAAATATGCATCCTACCAGTGTTAAGCGTGTCAAAAG GATGCTCTCTAACAGGGAATCAGCTAGACGATCCAGAAGAAGAAAGCAAGCACACCTTAGTGAGCTAGAGACACAA GTTTCACAGCTGCGTGTAGAGAACTCAAACCTCATGAAAGGTCTCACTGACGTAACTCAGACTTTCAATGACGCATCTGTAGAAAACAGAGTTCTTAAAGCCAATCTAGAGACGCTACGAGCTAAA GTGAAAATGGCTGAGGAGACAGTGAAGAGAATCACAGGCTTCAACCCAATGTTCCACACTATGCCTCGGGTTTCAACCGTCTCTAATCCTTCAGAGACATCGAACTCTCTAGACACAAGCTCCCAAGTGACTACACCGGAGATCAGCTCAAGCAGCAACAAAAGCAAGGCCTTGATCGGTTGCAAAATGAACAGAACAGAGTCGATGAGGAGAGTTGCGAGTTTGGAGCATCTGCAGAAACGTATTCGCAGCGTTGGGGATAAGTag
- the LOC106352243 gene encoding probable WRKY transcription factor 74, with the protein MEEVEAANKAAVESCHGILNLLSQQTNDPKSLLVETREAVIKFKRVTSLLTRGLGGQRKIKKLNNNNNYYKFMSPLLPQHIFLESPICSNNAITGCVPVLAPKPLQVIPPAAPSYGEQRPVHPPPMMLNHKMCVDKSFLELKPPSLRAVDQKPYQYIRNHQQGVYYRSNSGLNLKFDGSGGGGSCYSPSVSNGSRSFVSSLSMDGSVTDYDRNSFHLIGLPQGSDHVSQHSRRTSCSGSLKCGNKSKCHCSKKRKSRVKRSIKVPAISNKIADIPPDEYSWRKYGQKPIKGSPHPRGYYKCSSVRGCPARKHVERCVDEASMLIVSYEGEHNHARMLSSQSAHT; encoded by the exons ATGGAGGAAGTTGAAGCTGCAAACAAAGCAGCAGTGGAAAGCTGTCATGGAATCTTGAATCTCTTGTCACAACAAACCAATGATCCTAAATCCCTACTGGTTGAAACAAGAGAAGCAGTTATCAAGTTCAAGAGAGTCACTTCTCTTTTGACTAGAGGGTTAGGAGGTCAAAGAAAGATCAAAAaactcaacaacaacaacaactactaCAAGTTTATGTCTCCTTTGTTGCCCCAACACATCTTCTTGGAAAGTCCCATTTGCAGTAATAATGCTATAACCGGTTGCGTTCCAGTTCTAGCACCAAAGCCTCTTCAGGTTATACCACCTGCTGCTCCTAGTTATGGTGAACAGAGACCGGTTCACCCTCCACCTATGATGCTTAACCATAAAATGTGTGTTGACAAGTCGTTTCTGGAGCTAAAGCCACCGTCTCTTCGAGCTGTTGATCAAAAGCCATATCAGTATATCCGTAACCACCAGCAAGGAGTGTACTATAGGAGCAACAGTGGTTTAAACCTAAAGTTTGATGGGTCTGGTGGTGGTGGTAGTTGCTATTCCCCAAGTGTTTCCAACGGCTCAAGATCGTTTGTTTCATCTCTTAGTATGGATGGGAGTGTGACGGACTACGATAGAAACTCGTTTCATTTGATCGGATTACCTCAGGGGTCTGATCATGTATCGCAGCATTCCAGGAGGACAAGCTGCTCTGGTAGTTTGAAATGTGGAAATAAGAGCAAGTGTCATTGTTCTAAGAAAAG GAAGTCGAGGGTGAAACGATCCATCAAAGTACCTGCAATCAGTAACAAGATTGCAGATATACCTCCAGATGAATATTCATGGAGGAAGTATGGACAAAAGCCAATAAAGGGTTCTCCTCATCCTAG GGGATACTATAAATGCAGCAGCGTGCGAGGTTGTCCAGCAAGGAAGCATGTTGAACGATGTGTAGACGAAGCTTCGATGCTTATTGTGTCTTATGAAGGTGAGCATAACCATGCGAGAATGCTCTCCTCCCAGTCAGCTCACACCTGA
- the LOC106352240 gene encoding uncharacterized protein At2g34160 — protein sequence MAMEVATPVHAPAPSPATNLIVSATTTAVETHKKNRIQVSNTKKPLFFYVNLAKRYIQQYNEVELSALGMAITTVVTISEILKNNGLATEKKVLTSTVGMKDENKGRVVQKAKIEIVLGKSDKFDSLMTPVTKDTVKEEKAVNTEEEPIEAEAKPEGKKE from the exons ATGGCGATGGAAGTAGCAACTCCGGTTCATGCACCGGCGCCATCTCCGGCGACCAACCTCATTGTCTCAGCAACAACAACCGCTGTGGAAACTCATAAGAAGAACAGGATTCAAGTTTCTAACACTAAGAAACCATTGTTCTTCTACGTTAATCTCGCCAAG AGGTACATTCAACAGTACAACGAGGTCGAGCTTTCTGCACTTGGAATGG CGATCACAACAGTGGTAACTATCTCAGAAATTTTGAAGAACAATGGACTTGCAACAGAGAAGA aagTTCTGACATCAACAGTGGGAATGAAGGACGAGAACAAAGGGAGAGTAGTTCAGAAGGCCAAG ATTGAGATTGTATTGGGGAAATCAGACAAATTCGATTCTCTAATGACTCCGGTGACCAAAGATACGGTGAAGGAGGAGAAGGCGGTGAACACGGAGGAGGAACCAATAGAAGCTGAAGCTAAACCTGAAGGCAAGAAGGAGTGA
- the BNAC07G27480D gene encoding uncharacterized protein BNAC07G27480D has translation MVRRREGLTLPISSSSPSLPEPLVAPLASQKPKQRLSKQLSMRETPRDVAWEKRRRQMLKIQEKKQKGLSDSDYDPTDLTDEDLRELKGSIELGFGFKEEAGLKLCNTLPALDLYFAVNRQLSPLPSPSSSRSSNGGDGSLPSTSASSSSIPCSPRTDSDSLKILCPGDSPQQVKQRLRHWAQAVACSVMQSH, from the exons ATGGTGAGGAGAAGAGAAGGCCTTACCTTACCAATCTCGTCTTCATCACCATCACTTCCTGAGCCACTAGTGGCCCCGTTAGCCTCGCAGAAACCAAAACAGCGGTTATCAAAGCAACTATCAATGCGTGAGACACCAAGAGATGTTGCTTGGGAGAAAAGGCGCCGTCAGATGTTAAAGATTCAGGAAAAGAAGCAGAAAGGCCTCTCTGACAGCGATTATGATCCTACTGATCTAACCGATGAAGACTTAAGGGAGCTCAAAGGGTCCATCGAGTTAGGGTTTGGATTCAAGGAAGAAGCAGGACTGAAGTTGTGCAACACATTACCAGCATTAGATCTTTACTTTGCTGTGAATAGGCAGCTTTCGCCTCTCCCTTCACCTAGTAGCAGCCGTAGCAGCAACGGAGGAGATGGCTCTTTACCTTCTACATCTGCTTCCTCAAGCAGCATTCCTTGTAGCCCAAGAACCGACTCGGATTCATTAAAGATCTTATGTCCag GGGACAGTCCACAACAAGTGAAACAAAGATTAAGGCATTGGGCACAAGCTGTTGCATGTTCTGTGATGCAGTCTCACTAA
- the LOC106352244 gene encoding receptor-like protein kinase ANXUR2 — translation MNEKTRTLCSLLCFFSVLLVSISQSNGQDLALACGASESSADPDKKKWEPDTKFLKTPNTDHATATYQDPSLLSTIPYMTARIFTAPATYEIPVKGDKRHLLRLHFYPSAYTGLNIDDSYFSVAANDVTLLSNFSASITCQALTQAYLVREYSLAPTLKDALTITFTPSDKHPKAFAFINGIEVVEMPELFDTAVLVGFTDQTADAKSANLQTMFRLNVGGQDIPGSQDSGGLTRTWYNDAPYIFSAGLGVTLRASNNFRIDYQKMPVSTAPPDVYKTARSQGPNGDLNVNSNLTWMFQVDTNFTYIMRLHFCEFQQSKVNQKAFNIYINNRTAQGDTNAADIIAWSGGKGVPTYKDYAMYVDASNGGAGGEDVSLQMTPSKFAQPEYLDSQLNGLEIFKMDTMKNLAGPNPKPSPMQANQDGKREFRRDKRITAFIIGSAGGVAAVLLCALCFTMYQRKRKFQGSDSYTSSWLPIYGNSHTSATKSTISGKSNTGSHLSNLAAGLCRRFTLSEIKHGTQNFDESNVIGVGGFGKVYKGVIDGTTKVAIKKSNPNSEQGLNEFETEIELLSRLRHKHLVSLIGYCDDGGEMCLIYDYMSLGTLREHLYNTKRPQLTWKRRLELAIGSARGLHYLHTGAKYTIIHRDVKTTNILLDENWVAKVSDFGLSKTGPNMNQGHVTTVVKGSFGYLDPEYFRRQQLTEKSDVYSFGVVLFEILCARPALNPSLPKEQVSLGDWAMNCKKKGTLEDIVDPNLKGKINPECLKKFADTAEKCLSDSGLDRPTMGDVLWNLEFALQLQETADGSRQTTPSRGGESEDLAGEGGGMAVNVGGAGEHDVSDLSSEESSGIFSQIVNPKGR, via the exons ATGAACGAGAAAACGAGGACCCTGTGTTCcctcctctgtttcttctctgTTCTTCTAGTTTCTATCTCTCAATCTAACGGCCAAGATCTCGCGTTGGCATGCGGGGCATCAGAATCATCTGCTGATCCAGACAAGAAGAAATGGGAACCCGACACCAAGttcttgaaaacaccaaacacGGATCATGCAACAGCAACGTATCAAGATCCATCTCTTCTCTCAACGATTCCTTACATGACAGCAAGAATCTTCACAGCTCCTGCCACTTACGAGATCCCGGTTAAAGGAGACAAGAGACATTTGCTCCGGTTGCATTTCTACCCATCAGCATATACGGGACTCAACATTGATGACTCTTACTTCTCTGTAGCAGCTAACGATGTCACCCTTCTAAGCAACTTTAGTGCGTCCATCACATGTCAAGCCTTAACACAAGCTTACCTCGTTAGAGAATATTCTCTTGCACCAACCCTAAAAGATGCCTTGACCATCACGTTTACTCCTTCGGATAAACATCCTAAAGCGTTTGCTTTCATAAACGGTATTGAAGTCGTTGAGATGCCGGAACTGTTTGATACAGCTGTTCTCGTTGGGTTCACAGACCAAACAGCTGATGCTAAGTCCGCGAATCTTCAGACAATGTTTAGGCTTAACGTTGGTGGTCAGGACATTCCCGGAAGCCAAGACTCTGGCGGGTTAACAAGAACTTGGTACAACGATGCGCCTTACATATTCAGCGCAg GTCTTGGTGTTACCCTTCGAGCAAGCAACAACTTTAGGATTGATTACCAGAAAATGCCGGTCTCGACCGCACCACCTGATGTCTACAAAACAGCTAGATCACAAGGACCAAATGGAGATCTCAACGTTAATTCTAATCTCACATGGATGTTTCAAGTTGATACTAACTTCACTTACATCATGAGACTCCACTTCTGTGAGTTCCAGCAATCTAAAGTTAATCAAAAAGCTTTCAACATATACATCAACAACAGAACCGCACAAGGGGACACCAACGCTGCGGATATAATCGCGTGGTCAGGAGGGAAAGGTGTCCCAACCTACAAGGACTACGCGATGTACGTTGATGCTAGCAACGGTGGAGCAGGAGGTGAAGATGTTTCACTTCAGATGACTCCTTCTAAATTTGCTCAACCAGAGTATCTCGATTCTCAGCTCAATGGGCTAGAGATTTTCAAGATGGACACGATGAAAAACCTAGCGggcccaaaccctaaaccatctcCTATGCAAGCTAACCAAGATGGTAAAAGAGAGTTTCGAAGAGACAAAAGAATCACAGCTTTTATCATCGGTTCAGCTGGTGGAGTAGCAGCGGTTTTACTATGTGCATTGTGTTTCACAATGTATCAAAGGAAACGTAAGTTTCAAGGAAGCGACTCTTACACATCGAGTTGGCTTCCTATATACGGAAACTCACACACGTCCGCAACAAAATCTACTATATCCGGTAAGAGCAACACGGGAAGCCACTTATCTAACCTTGCAGCTGGTCTATGTCGAAGATTCACGTTGTCTGAGATCAAACACGGAACTCAAAACTTCGACGAGTCTAACGTCATTGGAGTTGGAGGGTTTGGTAAAGTTTACAAAGGAGTTATAGACGGAACCACAAAAGTGGCCATCAAGAAATCAAACCCTAATTCAGAACAAGGTCTCAACGAGTTCGAGACAGAGATAGAACTTCTCTCGAGATTAAGACACAAACATTTGGTCTCCTTGATAGGTTACTGCGACGATGGAGGAGAGATGTGTTTGATATACGATTACATGTCACTCGGAACACTTAGGGAGCATCTTTACAACACGAAGAGACCTCAGTTAACTTGGAAACGACGTCTAGAGCTCGCTATTGGATCTGCAAGAGGATTGCATTACCTTCACACAG GTGCAAAGTATACGATCATACACCGTGACGTGAAGACAACGAACATCTTACTCGATGAGAATTGGGTTGCGAAGGTCTCCGACTTTGGTTTATCCAAAACCGGACCGAACATGAACCAAGGTCATGTCACGACCGTAGTCAAAGGAAGTTTCGGGTATTTAGATCCAGAGTACTTTAGGAGACAGCAGTTAACTGAGAAGTCAGATGTGTACTCTTTTGGAGTTGTTTTGTTTGAGATCTTATGTGCTAGACCGGCGTTAAACCCTAGCTTGCCTAAGGAGCAAGTGAGTCTTGGAGACTGGGCGATGAACTGTAAAAAGAAAGGGACGTTAGAGGATATCGTTGATCCTAATCTTAAAGGGAAGATTAATCCTGAGTGTTTGAAGAAGTTTGCGGACACGGCGGAGAAGTGTCTCTCCGATAGTGGTTTAGATCGGCCGACCATGGGAGATGTTTTGTGGAATCTTGAGTTTGCGCTTCAATTACAAGAAACTGCTGATGGGTCGCGACAAACAACGCCTAGCCGTGGAGGTGAGTCCGAGGATTTAGCCGGAGAAGGTGGTGGTATGGCGGTTAACGTCGGCGGCGCCGGAGAACATGACGTGAGTGACTTGTCTTCCGAGGAAAGCAGTGGGATATTTTCTCAAATTGTAAACCCTAAAGGGCGATGA
- the LOC106352241 gene encoding protein WAVE-DAMPENED 2-like: protein MGREVVESVNNDASNGRIHVHVAPKIAAEEDYEVKECTEEASLSQNHQSPPSVITENDVKKPLEPDNKNSLDEEDESSLTSSAATSLRNAKSRAVTHGTAPRFRSAQRAEKRKEYYQKLEEKHQALEAERNELEQRQKEEQEAAIKQLRKNLKFKANPVPNFYYQGPPVKPELKKFPLTRPKSPKLNFSRRKSCGDAINSSGEENPKSVSTQNRHSVGKTELKPVSVNEDSSMEEGVTIT from the exons ATGGGAAGAGAAGTTGTTGAGTCGGTGAACAATGATGCATCCAATGGAAGGATTCACGTTCACGTGGCTCCCAAGATAGCTGCAGAGGAGGATTATGAGGTTAAAGAATGCACTGAGGAGGCTTCTCTCTCCCAGAATCATCAATCTCCTCCTAGTGTAATCACTGAG AATGATGTGAAGAAGCCGTTGGAGCCTGATAACAAGAacagtttggatgaagaagatgaatctTCTCTTACTTCTTC CGCTGCAACATCCTTGAGGAATGCTAAGTCTAGAGCAGTAACTCATGGAACTGCTCCACGGTTTAGGAGTGCTCAGCGCGCTGAAAAACGCAAGGAG TACTACCAAAAGCTTGAAGAGAAACACCAAGCACTAGAAGCTGAAAGAAACGAGCTCGAACAAAGGCAAAAG GAAGAACAAGAAGCAGCCATTAAACAGCTAAGAAAAAACCTCAAGTTTAAGGCTAATCCGGTCCCTAACTTCTATTACCAAGGACCTCCCGTGAAACCAGAGCTTAAGAAG TTTCCTTTGACGCGTCCAAAGTCCCCCAAACTCAATTTCTCTAGGAGAAAGAGTTGCGGAGATGCCATTAACTCTTCTGGTGAAGAGAATCCGAAGTCAGTCTCTACACAGAACCGACACAGCGTCGGCAAAACAGAGTTGAAGCCTGTGAGTGTGAATGAAGATTCTTCCATGGAGGAAGGGGTTACCATAACCTAA
- the LOC106348851 gene encoding basic leucine zipper 63 isoform X2, with protein MEKVFSVEETSCNNHLWSEPAKESDGTSGMNRSDSEWAFHRSIQKSSAGEDATAHGASDSGPSSPVDSHEYREILKSKLNLACAAVAMKRDTSGRSENGGAAYASSASDQGSLASSTKATPVMSSTVTSGSELSCDDEEADGETNMHPTSVKRVKRMLSNRESARRSRRRKQAHLSELETQVSQLRVENSNLMKGLTDVTQTFNDASVENRVLKANLETLRAKVKMAEETVKRITGFNPMFHTMPRVSTVSNPSETSNSLDTSSQVTTPEISSSSNKSKALIGCKMNRTESMRRVASLEHLQKRIRSVGDK; from the exons atggaaaaagttttCTCTGTCGAAGAAACCTCCTGTAATAACCATCTTTGGTCGGAGCCGGCCAAAGAATCTGATGGAACGTCGGGAATGAACCGCAGTGACTCCGAGTGGGCATTCCATCGCTCCATTCAAAAATCCTCCGCCGGAGAAGATGCGACGGCGCATGGCGCGTCCGACTCTGGACCGTCTTCTCCGGTAGATTCTCATGAATACAGAGAGATTCTGAAGAGTAAACTCAATCTAGCTTGTGCTGCTGTCGCCATGAAAAGG GATACCTCTGGTAGATCTGAGAATGGTGGAGCTGCGTATGCATCTAGTGCATCAGACCAAGGCTCGTTAGCTTCTTCTACTAAAG CTACACCAGTGATGAGCAGTACCGTGACAAGTGGATCCGAGCTCTCTTGTGATGACGAAGAAGCTGATGGTGAAACAAATATGCATCCTACCAGTGTTAAGCGTGTCAAAAG GATGCTCTCTAACAGGGAATCAGCTAGACGATCCAGAAGAAGAAAGCAAGCACACCTTAGTGAGCTAGAGACACAA GTTTCACAGCTGCGTGTAGAGAACTCAAACCTCATGAAAGGTCTCACTGACGTAACTCAGACTTTCAATGACGCATCTGTAGAAAACAGAGTTCTTAAAGCCAATCTAGAGACGCTACGAGCTAAA GTGAAAATGGCTGAGGAGACAGTGAAGAGAATCACAGGCTTCAACCCAATGTTCCACACTATGCCTCGGGTTTCAACCGTCTCTAATCCTTCAGAGACATCGAACTCTCTAGACACAAGCTCCCAAGTGACTACACCGGAGATCAGCTCAAGCAGCAACAAAAGCAAGGCCTTGATCGGTTGCAAAATGAACAGAACAGAGTCGATGAGGAGAGTTGCGAGTTTGGAGCATCTGCAGAAACGTATTCGCAGCGTTGGGGATAAGTag
- the LOC106350756 gene encoding pre-mRNA-splicing factor syf1 homolog has translation MFIYPHVKDIWVTYLTKFVKRYGNTKLERARELFEHAISMAPSDAVRTLYLHYAKIEEDYGLAKRAMKVYEEATKKVPELQRLEMYEIYISIYEQAIESSGLPHNDVKIMCIQFAELERSLGERDRPCSCSLQVRLSVR, from the exons ATGTTCATATATCCTCACGTCAAAGACATTTGGGTAACTTATCTTACAAAGTTCGTCAAGAGGTATGGTAACACAAAGCTGGAGCGGGCTAGAGAGTTGTTTGAACATGCTATCTCAATG GCTCCATCTGATGCTGTGAGGACGTTATATCTACACTACGCTAAGATAGAAGAGGACTACGGTCTGGCCAAGCGAGCCATGAAGGTTTACGAGGAAGCAACCAAGAAGGTTCCAGAGCTCCAGAGGCTGGAGATGTATGAGATATACATTTCGATATACGAGCAAGCGATAGAGTCTTCTGGTCTCCCACACAATGACGTGAAGATCATGTGCATACAGTTCGCAGAGCTGGAGAGAAGCTTGGGAGAGAGAGATCGACCGTGCTCGTGCAGTCTACAAGTACGCCTCTCAGTACGCTGA
- the LOC106348849 gene encoding GRF1-interacting factor 1, which yields MQQHLMQMQPMMAGYYPSNVTSDHIQQYLDENKSLILKIVESQNSGKLSECAENQARLQRNLMYLAAIADSQPQPPSVHSQYGSAGGGLIQGEGASHYLQQQQATQQQQMTQQSLMAARSSMMYQQQQQPYATLQHQQLHHSQLGMSSSSGGGSSGLHILQGEAGGFHEFGRGKPEMGSGEGRGGSSGDGGETLYLKSSDDGN from the exons ATGCAACAGCACCTGATGCAGATGCAGCCCATGATGGCTGGTTACTACCCCAGCAATGTCACCTCTGATCATATCCAGcag TACTTGGATGAGAACAAGTCTTTGATTCTGAAGATAGTTGAGTCTCAAAACTCAGGAAAGCTCAGCGAGTGTGCCGA GAATCAGGCAAGGCTTCAACGCAACCTCATGTACTTGGCTGCAATAGCAGATTCTCAGCCTCAACCTCCAAGCGTGCATAGCCAG TATGGATCTGCTGGTGGTGGGTTGATTCAGGGAGAAGGAGCGTCACACTATTTGCAGCAGCAACAGGCGACTCAACAGCAGCAGATGACTCAGCAGTCTCTTATGGCAGCTCGTTCTTCAATGATGTATCAGCAGCAGCAACAGCCTTATGCAACGCTTCAGCATCAGCAGTTGCACCATAGCCAGCTTGGGATGAGCTCTAGCAGCGGAGGAGGAAGCAGTGGTCTCCATATCCTTCAGGGAGAGGCTGGTGGGTTTCATGAATTTGGCCGTGGGAAGCCGGAGATGGGAAGTGGTGAAGGCAGGGGTGGAAGCTCAGGGGATGGTGGAGAAACACTCTACTTGAAGTCATCAGATGATGGGAACTGA
- the LOC106348854 gene encoding sec-independent protein translocase protein TATA, chloroplastic-like — MATSVATLSSPPPVTLHLSSSRSSLFSNCFIATTRRPKTRSLVAIRPEQRRKSLTCNALFGLGVPELAVIAGVAALLFGPKKLPEIGKSIGKTVKSFQQAAKEFESELKTEPEDSVAGSSSPVAMSNKEEEKTEASSSSKDNNV, encoded by the exons ATGGCGACATCGGTTGCGACTCTATCTTCTCCGCCACCAGTTACTCTGCATCTCTCTTCATCTCGCTCTTCCTTATTCTCCAACTGTTTCATAGCGACCACCCGAAGACCAAAGACCCGTTCTTTGGTGGCGATTCGACCGGAGCAGAGGAGAAAGTCGCTCACTTGTAATGCCCTGTTTGGTCTCGGTGTCCCTGAGCTTGCTGTGATTGCTGGCGTCGCCGCGTTGCTTTTCGGACCTAAGAAGCTTCCTGAGATTGGCAAGAGTATTGGCAAGACCGTCAAGAGCTTTCAACAG GCTGCAAAAGAGTTTGAGTCTGAGCTTAAGACGGAACCTGAAGATTCTGTTGCTGGCTCGTCGTCTCCAGTAGCAATGAGTAACAAGGAAGAGGAAAAAACTGAGGCTTCGTCAAGCTCAAAGGACAATAATGTATGA